Within Spinacia oleracea cultivar Varoflay chromosome 4, BTI_SOV_V1, whole genome shotgun sequence, the genomic segment ATTGTTGTATTGTGTGGTGTCATGAGgtgtttcaaaaaataaaaaagaacccGATATAGTTTCGATTACATGTCAATGTCGTCTGGTAATTTATTTTGTGTTGGTTCTTGTTGTGGCTCAACGTAGGAGATCGGCGAGGCGGCATGCTGTGATGTGTGAGCAAACACATCACAATGCCAAACATGTATGGACTACTATTTCTTTAAAAAAGAGTATTATTTCGTTAAACAAATTACCATttcgataaaaaaaaaacatgtaccatttcatTAAAAACAGAGAACCATTTCAATTAAAACATACACCATTTCATTAAACTTTTTTGctgttttatttttgtaaaaacataacaGACTGCGATTTTTACTTCCCTAAACACAGGGCTATTTTTAGTACGAGTACTTTTCCACCCTTAATTGGTAGAAAAAGACAAGCGTCAActccaaaaacaaaaacaaaaaaaaaaagccgaGGAACAAGTACAGGAAATGTCAAGTAAAAGTAGACAATTATAAACAATGACAGTCTGACTATCAACGAATGAAAGCCTACTATTTCGGGGGATCAATAAAGTTAATTCCAGAAAttaacaaacaaaaataaaaaagaaagcaAGTGAATAGTTGAATAGATTTGTGATAATGGTGAGTTTATCTTTCAAACTCACTAATTTTTTACTAGTGAGTTTACGATAATGTTGATTAGATTTGCGATAATGGTGAGTTTATTTTCCAACTCAACTTTTGTCACATTAGTTTTtcactattttttattttcaaaaggtcttgcgcgcataaggtgcacaataaatttattgtacaccaagataactttaactattttttttgtaactttaacttagttttgattaacttttatattagtaaaaaaaattgatagataaatattttaaagggttaaattattaattttatacattattagtgattttgaagaaataagttttactaaaatgaaaaaatttatcacttaaaaatagataacttttacatatatatgcttaacttttaagcattttgagttaacttttactccggtgtacaatatttattgtacacccattgtaaataagaatttgtgttttattttcttctttattATTGGATCAGACATAATACTCTCCTTATATTACACATGCATTAAATTAAAAAAGACAATTAAATGTGATGATGTGACATGAGTTGATTtgacaaaaggtcttgcacgcacaagatatacaataaatttatagtTCAAAGGAACAACTTTCGCCaaatttttttataacttttaatatatttttattgactttatataatgaaaaaaaaattgatagataaacatttaaagggttaaatagtTACATTTATACAATATTAGAATTaagcccgtgcaatgcacgCATCAATACATTAAAATTACAGAGGGAATGCATGATTTGTTACTTTTTTATGGGGTAAAAGTATTAATGACATGATTTTCCGTCGTAAAAGAACAATTACAACGTGATCCCGTCACAAGTCCGTCGTGAAAGGGGGGTTGAGTCGTCATAATTGACTACCTCATCATAGATACCCTGTCGTAgaatatttcatttaaaacacAGGATTTGTGTCCGTCATAAATAACCCTTCGttaatgagatttttttttggtgtaatgTAGTTGTATTATTATATAGAGCATGGTAGTTGATTcctaataaaaattattattatcttttactaagtatttatttattatttaaactcgttgcaaaatttatctcttattgTCTTTTACCGGTATTTGACTCCTATTCtcattattataatttaaaaataaaattaatatctGATTATGTGTGtgtatataaaggggagttttttcaagagaatttagagcgtccacgtaggattGTTTAGCCAAAAATTACTAttaaatgtaaaaaaaaatcactaaaATATAGATAAATTTTTACATAAACACggattataactttttaatcattttgagttaacttttactggGGAGAGATTATTTTAATGTGTTTGGTAACCAAGTAAACTTGGAAATGTGAGGAAAAGTAAAACTATGAAAATCTGTAGAAAAGCAAATCTGAAGAAATACGTAGAAAtcacaaattttaatttgtttggctaattattatggaaacaagaaaaattaaaatatctCATATATTTCActtctttaattttgttttcctCATTTTTCCACAGTTTTTCCATCACTTTTGAGAGGAAAAGTATGGAAAATAAAACAGGCAAAATATAACTAGTTGATTTTCATAGATTTCCACACATTTAATtttcctcacttttccatttAAATTACCAAACAAGCTAAAATTAAGGAATTCTCATATTTCCACAATTTTACACATTTTTCCTCATTAAACTAGAGTTCTCAAACACAGTGTTTGGGTTGGTCTGATTAGAGAAAAAAAGTGAATTGTGAgtgagtttttaattttaaactaTTTCTAAATTTATTATTGTCTTTTACCACATTACTAATTAGTAATTATCCTAAGATTATAGGTCCAGACTCTTTTTCAGACAAAAATAGAGAGGGGAGATAAATAAAAGGAggcggagaggagagagaaaaggaaagGGGGGGGGGGCGCAGCTAGATGGGCTAGTGGTATGGGTGAGTACAGGGATGGGAGGGTGGCTGCCTGTCACCACTCACCACTCACCCGCACTTGGAAACTCCGCATGCTGTCTAACTTCTGCGCCATTTTACTGCTCAATTTCTAACAAATGGTGGCATTTCTCTCTCTCTGCATTTATGTTATGTGGGTGGTTTATGCAAAAAGTGATTAATGTATGGTTTGGTTATTCCCCCACATTTacctcgatgcttgctcttttTGCTTCAcgcttctcctttttttttttcttttttttttttagtttttaccTTTCTTTGAAATATAAATGTACTTTAGACTTTAAGGGTACGGGAGCGGAATTTCGGCATGCTGGGCGTTTTGTGTACCATTCATTAAAAAGAAAGTATCATTTCGTCAAACGGGGTATCATTACGATAAAAACATGTATCATTGAAATTCAATGTATTTACAGAAATACCCCTGtgatgtattttgaaacacatCACAACATGCCGAATTTACTTCCTCTTAAGGGTACCCCTTCCTCCTAAGGTTATCAAACCGGTCATTTTACATTGTCTAGTGCCTACTGCCTAGTTATTTAagccttttatttttaatttttactttgTAAGTTGACGTTTTTAATAGTCATTACGGAGTAGTAACTTACGAGCATACGATTTGAAACGTACTAATTTACTTGTTTTAGACCATGTTTGAAACATCATACGAAATACTATTGTGTACTCCTGGTGTAAAATTTGTTATATATCGGTTGTACATTTGTAGAACATGAGTTGGTTTTTTCGAAAGAGCCAATCAATCCCAATATGTTTCAATCAGGTAGATATAAAAATTTAATCTTTTGCAATCAGATATGATTGACCAAGTTGTATAGTGTTAGCATTATAGATTGTAATCTAGCTTATGCATTGTAATGATCAATAAGATGATCAAATAACAAGACTGCCTTGCTGTTACTCTAGCTGATGAGTCAGCACCTATGCTAACTGATTCTTCAAGAATCAGTTACTTGTTATAACTGATTGTAACAAACAGAAGATTCTAGACTTCTGCTCTCTTATATAAGCTGTAATATGCTGATTTATTAATACAATTACAAAATTCCTATTTTCTGGAATCCTAAatctaacatggtatcagagcagtgtGCTCGTTTCTGAAAAATTCCGCAGAAATTTTCAGTTGTTTTCAATTGTTTCTGATCTTTTCTTCTCTGAGAAATCGATTTGTTCTTCTCACTGTTTGAGAAATTTTTCAAATACCTGCTGATTGCTTCAATTCTGAGTTGATATCTTCGTGTTTTGATCTGGAAATTCGTATTGCAATTGTTTGCTTGTTGATCAAGTTTCTACAACATTCATTTCTGAGATTTCGGTTTTTGattattgaaaatggaaaacgaaaatCATAGCCAGAGAAGATCAACTTTGCCTCCTAATCAAGATCCTGCAAGCATCTTCTACATTCATCCATCTGATGCAAATTCAGTGCAGCTGATTTCATTCAAGTTCAATGGTGAAGGCTACACAAGCTGGAAGAGGTCTATGCTGTTGGCCTTGTCTGCAAAGAACAAAATAGGTTTTGTTGATGGCAGCATTGAGAAGCCAGATCCTGGATCACTTGAATGCAAGGCTTGGGAGAGGTGCAATGATCTGGTTTGTTCTCTTATTCTGTGTAATCTTGATGAAATCATTTCTAAGAGTGTGATGTTCCTTAAATCTGCAAGAGCTATTTGGATTGATTTGGAAGAGAGATTTGGCTTTGCTTCGATGGCACAAATCTACTCACTAGAACAGAAATTGTCTGAAATCAGTCAAGGAAACAAGACTGTTTCTGAGTTTTTCACTGAAATTAAGTCGATATGGGATGCAATTGAGGAAGCACACCCTATGCCATATTGCACTTGCAACAACTGTACTTGTAATGTGACTAAAAAATTCTTTCAGAGACAGCAAGAAAAAATGGTAATGCAGTTCATGATGAAGCTGACTGATCAGTATGCAACTATAAGAGGCAATGTTTTGATGGTGCCAGAATTACCAAAGGTTTCAGAAGCTTACAGGCTCTTTGCACAGGAAGAAAGACATCAAGAAGTTTCTCATACAAACAACTCTTCAGAACCAGTTGCTTTTGCTGCTGAGAAAAGAAGGTTTGGGGGAGACAATTGGAATAATAGAAACAAATCACAGGCAACTGGTTATCAAAGAACAGGTGCTAATAATAAGCAAGGGAGAACAGGTGCAAATTACTTCTATACCAATTGTCAAATTCCAAGGCACAGCATTGAGAGATGTTTTAAGATAATTGGATATCCACCTGGTTTTCAGTCTAAAGAACACAGAACTGCTGCATTATCTCATGATAATCATTCTGGTGTTGAACCACCACCATTGCCAAAACCAGAAGCCACTCCAGAAATCACAGTAGATCAGTATCAGCAGTTGATGAGCTTATTAACTAAACAACAACAGAATGCAGGAGCTGGAACTGTCAATCAAACCAACAATCTAGCTATGATGGCAGGTAATCTTTGCTTGTTATCTCAGAATAATTCTAAATGGTTGCTTGATAGTGGTGCTTCagatcatttttgtcatgatttGTCACAATTTTCTGAGTATAAGTCAATTGAACATCAAGGACAATGCATAATTATACCAGATGGAACTAAAGTGGGAGTGAAACATGTTGGTTCTGTACAACTGAGTGATGATATTATACTGAAAAATGTTCTTCATGTTCCAAATTTTAAGTATAACCTGATATCAGTTCACAAGTTGTGCAAGGATTTGGATTGTGAGATTCATTTTACTCACAATAAATGTTTTGTTTGCTGCCAGAAAGGGAGTTTGATTCCTCTTGGTGATGTCAGTTCTGGACTATACAATGTTGGGGAACAAGTACCACCAAAAACAACTTCTGAGCAGTCTCATACATGCAACACAGGTTGCTTATCAGTTGTAGATAATGCTAAGTTGTGGCATCTAAGACTAGGTCATTTGCCTTTTAGTCAATTGAAGTTAATAATTCCAGATTGTGAAGTCAAAAGTTGTATACAAGATACTATCTGTCAGGTTTGTCCTGTGTCAAAACAAACCAGACTTAGCTTCCCTCATAGTAGTATCAGTACCTTAACACCTTTTGACTTGATTCATATAGATGTATGGGGTCCACATTCTGTAAAGACTCCTACAGGGTGTAATCAGTTTCTCACTATAGTGGATGACTATAGTAGATTCACTTGGATACATTTGTTGAGAAATAAAAAGGATGTTGTTTCTGTTATGACTGATTTTTTAAACATGGTGAAAACACAATTTGGTGTCATGATTAAGTGTATAAGATCAGATAATGCCAAAGAGCTGTGTGAAGGTGATATTAGGAAATTGTGTCAACAACATGGCATTTTGAGCCAAACAAGCTGTAGTCATACCCCACAGCAGAATGGGGTGGTTGAAAGGAAACACAAACATTTGTTGGAAACTGCTAGAGCCTTATACATTCAATCAAAAGTGCCTGACAGGTTTTGGGGAGATTGTGTTCTCTGTGCAGCTTACTTGATTAACAGAATGCCATTGAAAGCTATAGATCTCAATACACCTTATTACAGAATGTATGGGAAGCTACCTAATCTGGATCACTTGAGAACTTTTGGTTGTTTATGCTATGTTTCCACCTCTAAGGTTGGAAGAACTAAGATGGATTACAGGGCCACACCCTGTGTTTTTCTTGGATATTCCACAACACAAAAGGGTTACAAGGTTCTTGAGGTTGATACCAATAAACAGTTTGTCACCAGAGACATTAAATTTCATGAAAGACATTTTCCTTTCCATCTTTACCATAAACACAAAACACCACTCTCAAACTATACCAATGCCATTTATCTTCCTGCTATTTCTTCTCCCCCAACTTTTGATACACCAGACTTCACTACACCAGAAACCACTTTTCCATCCAATGACACATTTTCAAATTCTCCTCTCATCCCAGATTCTCCCATTTCTCCATCACCCAACTCTTCACTTGATTCCATCTCTCTTTCTGACTCCAATCATGACAATAATCCAGTTCATGACACTATTGTTAATACACCAGACCAGACACATGAATCATTTCCAGTCAGACAATCTTCTAGATCTCATAAACCACCATCCTACTTAAAGGATTATAAGTGCTACACAGCTGAAGGCACAGAAAACACACAGCATCCAAGTTACTGGTGTAACTTAGTGTCATATGAGGCTTTTCCTACTGAGTTTCAAGCTTTCTTATCACTATCATGTGACATAGTTGAACCTTTGAACTATTCTGAAGCTGCAAAGCAACAGTTGTGGGTGGAAGCTATGAGAAAAGAGTTGCAAGCTTTGGATGACAACTTCACCTGGGAATTGGTAGAATTGCCTAAAGGAAAGAAACCAATAGGATGCAAATGGGTGTTCAAGGTTAAGTTAAAGTCTACAGGTGAACTAGAAAGGTGCAAAGCAAGGCTAGTGGCAAAAGGATTCAATCAAAAGTATGGCATTGACTATGAAGAAACCTTTAGTCCAGTTGTCAAAATGAGCACTATAAGGTGTTTGATTGCAGTTGCAGCAAGCAAAAACTGGCCTTTGTTTCAACTGGATGTAAACAATGCATTTCTGCATGGTGATTTAAAGGAAGAAGTGTACATGAATGTACCAGAAGGTGTTCCTAACCCACACAACAAGGTTTGCAAATTGATCAAATCCAtatatggattgaagcaggcatccagacAGTGGCATGAAAAGTTAATGACAGCACTTCAGAGCCAAGGTTTCATTCAGTCTAAGTTTGACTACAGTTTATTTATTCACAGAGATAACACAGATATCAACATTGCAGCAGTATATGTTGATGATGTGATCCTCACTGGAACAGATTCCAGTAGACTTGAAGCTTTGAAGGTGTTTCTACACAAAGAATTCAGTATAAAAGATTTAGGGCacctaaattattttcttgggatTGAAGTTGGATACACAGAAGAAGGAATCATACTAAGTCAGAAGAAGTTCACAAGAGAACTCATCAAAAACTGTGATTTTGATGTCTCCAAAAGGGTTGTTACTCCTCTACCTTTGAATATAAAGCTGACTAACTTTGATGGAGCACCTTATCATGATATAGAGAAATACAGGTCCTTGGTTGGAAAGTTAAACTTTTTAACTCACACCAGACCAGACTTGTCATACACAGTACATACACTCAGTCAGTTTCTTCATTCCCCTAGATTGCCTCATGTTGAAGCTCTACACCACACCTTGAAATATCTAGCACATACAGAAGGGCAAGGTGTTCTCTTAAAGGCAACAAACAACATCAGTTTACAGGCTTTTTCAGATTCTGACTGGGCTTCATGTCCAGATTCCAGAAGATCAATAACTGGCTATGTCTTACTACTTGGTGGCTCACCTATCTCTTGGAAATCTAAGAAACAGAATACAGTTTCTAAATCATCAGCAGAAGCTGAATATAGAGCAATGGCTGCAGCAGCTGCAGAGGTAACTTGGATTGTCAACCTTCTGTCAGACCTTGGGATAAGTGGACTAAAGCCTATCACTCTACATTGTGACAATCAGTCAGCTCTACACATAGCCAAGAACCCTGTGttccatgaaagaacaaaacatatTGAAATAGATTGCCACTTCACACGAGACAAGGTTCTAGAGGGGCTATTGCAATTAACTTATCTACCTACTCAACAACAATTAGCAGATGTCTTCACAAAGCCACTACCATCTGCACAATTTCAGAAGCTTCTATCCAAGATGGGAGTATCTATGACTCCATCTTGAGGGGGACTGTTAGCATTATAGATTGTAATCTAGCTTATGCATTGTAATGATCAATAAGATGATCAAATAACAAGACTGCCTTGCTGTTACTCTAGCTGATGAGTCAGCACCTATGCTAACTGATTCTTCAAGAATCAGTTACTTGTTATAACTGATTGTAACAAACAGAAGATTCTAGACTTCTGCTCTCTTATATAAGCTGTAATATGCTGATTTATTAATACAATTACAAAATTCCTATTTTCTGAAATCCTAAATCTAACATATAGTTTCTAACTAGGTTTTATAAATACTAATTCGATCCAATCATGTCAAAAATTTCAGTTTAGATAAGTCCATGAGTTTTAATTTTAGGTAAATATTGAGATTCGAGAAAGAATGGACGTACCCTAGgtctataattaaataaacaactTACAAACATAAAAGTGTTATATAATAAACACGCGGTAAACTTTAAAGGTATACGTACATGACTAAAGTTATTCTATCCAAATTTAGTTGAACCAAACAGTGTATCCAGAGGCGAGATTGTAATATTGTacacttgaaaaaaaaaaaaaaagaagggaaTAATGAGAAGTTGATTATTGTTTAATGAGGACCATCCCTTGGCCACATGATCCACGCTTTATATATATATCCCCTCACTCTTTCCTTCTTCCCACTTCCCcccaaaaaaacaaacatactCAAAGATTTCACCACAAAAAGCCCTAGAAAGTCATAACCCAAAAGGCCAAAATAAAACCACCCTCAAAACCAAACCaaatatttcaaagttatttgcTAATATAAATTCCATTTTCTTAATCTCCTTTGCAAGAACGTAACTAATAAAGTGATTAACTTGTAATTTTAAAGCTTTCAAAACGGGTCTTCCGTTGTGGATGCTTGGCTTGGCCGCTGAACAGCTGCGCGCCGATATGAATCGTTTACTCGCTCTCCTTTTCCACCAAGTACGTTACATCCTTTACTACTTACGCCGCTCTCGTTGTTATATTCATTATCCGTTTTTTCTCGAGAAGTGTTTGGTTTGGTGTCAAATGTTTTTCAtgtgaaaataattttttcactTTTAAGTCATTTTCCGTTAGGAGTGTAAAAAAGAAAAGTCCAATTATGTAAAttggtggaaaatattttctatTTGAAATGTCTCCTTACTCCACTTTCTTTATTCATTTCCATCCACCCTCAACCATCTACTACTAACTTTCTTGTAAGGAACTACAAGAAAACTATTTAGAATTGTGTTTATCCTAGAAAGATATTTTCCAGGAAAAAAATATTTATCGTCAAATTAAACGAAGCCTTAGGCTCTGTTCtgtaaaaataagtttttttccagATATTTTCACACATGAATaaattcagtcaaaataagtccaatcgAACGGAGCATTAACCTATACACTTTCCCTTATATTCCGTGCTCCTCCTTCTATACGTTATTatatagtgtttttttttttttaattatgaaatGTTTATATTTTATGTATTTAATGTAGGGAGTGTTGGATGAACAATTCTTACAATTGCAACAACTCCAAGATGAGAGCTCTCCAAACTTTGTTACAGAAGTTGTCAATATTTACTTCCATGAATCCGAGAAGCTTCTCCGAAATCTTCGAGCTTTTCTGTATTTTTCTCCCTCGATCTCTTTCTCTAATTACTTAATGTAATGTACTTAGTAGTTGATTAATTAATTCCTCTatggttattattatttttcaaaaccATGTAATTCTCCGTACATTTATTGTTTGCTACTCCGTATTTAATTTCACAACAACTGCATAGAAGATAGAACCCAACAAGTTTAAGTCTAAAAGTCTACTACTCATAAAATCTAATGATTTCACTATTTTCAAATAGTACTTCGTATCATAATACTAGGGGCTATTGTACAGTATAAGAGTCAGTATTTACATGTTTTTACTATGAGAAACGAACGTTAATTCATACTCCTTTTAATGCTCTTCTGTTTCTGGATACTTGTGACGTACACTTGTCTCTTTTTGCATGAATACATATACTGAGTAACACTTGTCTTTTCTACCGTTTCTGAATACTTGTAAACTTGTCTATTGTAGTTTATGCATATTTGTAACACTTGTCTCTTTCTGCCGTTTCTGAATACTTGAGATAATTTTCTCTTTTGACATGATACCACTAATGTATTATTACTACTTTGTTCTTTTAGCTAATTTGCAccaattctttattattttcctcACATAAAGAGTTAGCATATCACCATTAACCTCATTTGGACATTAAATTATTCATTTTTATGTACTACCCACAAACATTCTTAAAACCAACGAAGCAAACACAAGTGTTGCGATGTGAGTATTTAAAAACAAAGTGAGAACGATTTTCTTTCCTAATTAAGTTGTTAGTTGTTACGAGTAATTACTTTCAATTTGACTTTCTATCATTAATTAATGATCAGCTaatgattttctttttattttttgcatgaaATATGTATTGAAAAAAAAGAATGGATAGAGAATTTTCAGACTACAAGAAAATAGGGATGCATTTGAATCAGTTCATGGGTAGCAGTTCGAGCATCGGAGCTAAAAGAGTTAGAAATGTATGTGTTGCATTTCGTGCTGCTTCTGAACAGAATAACCGTGTTGGGTATTTCTTTATCCCTCTCTTTTTCGTGACTTTTCACGTAAAATTGTTTAAATTTCTCCTTTTCATAACAGCACGACTTAGTAAAAAAGGTTAAAGTTAAAAAATGTCATACtagtttttcaaaaaaaagtattACTAATATAATAACTAATGCATACCCTAATGTATTGGTTTTGTGTTAATCTAGATGTTTAAGAGCCTTGGATCTATTGGAGCACGAGTACAGCTATCTCAAGAACAAACTGCATGAACTCTTTCAAGTATGTTATCCTACTAAAATTCATTTATCTTTTTTcctaaaatttattttatgtgATAACACcataagaaattgtaccattaacgaaaGGAAATCTcggctaaaggccaataatagttgattaacgacgggatttcctgtcgtgaacccgtcataaaagggagCCGTCATTAATGAAAAATCATGTCGTTAATccgtcataaaagacatttgcgacgttGTTCACGTCtttatttggttgttagcccccgTCGAAAAAGACTTTTGCGATGAGATTTTTGACCTATCGTTATTAgtttgtcattaaagatacaaattcttgtagtgtaattaTTTCGTACCGATTAATTAAGGGCCTAAAACATTAGGGTGTTTCGCATTATTGGAATAATTAAAACTAGAGTCTCGGGTGATGCCCAGAGTTATTACGTAAGTCACATGTAAAATGATGAATAATGGTTTACTCATAACCTAGGATCGATCGTCGGTTTTTTTCTCTTCAAATCACCTTGTTTGGTCTGATTCTTCTAGTTTTTGGTATGATCTAATTTTTCTGGtctgatctttttttttttttgtgaaataaaattaattcattaataaaaagtcatacgacatctacaaaagAAATCTGTATCtatcaaatacataacaaatcaATCAAATAAAACTCGTTTTCTGCAAAACTACGATCATCGTGCATCGAACATATTGTATACCCTCTAACACATCGTTGTTTGATACAACCTTCAACGAGGGGGTCTTTTGATCTGTTGTAATTTTGATATTGAATTAAATCAAATTCAATTGATTGTAGATGTAGAACTGACATCTACTGCGACACCGCACAAATCTTCATCGCTGAATCAATTTCTCCtgtgaaattaaataatattctccCTCGTACACCAGAAATTTAGGATCCTCTAACCTAAGAAAATTCTCCCTAAAAGGTGAAGAAAAACCCTGTCTTTCGAGGGAGAACAATTCCTCGTACAAAGAGGAAGTattattaaaaccctaaaactcaaacaaaattagaaaaagaacaacaaaataaaaagatcGGGGCTTTCCACCAATAAAATCGATGAAAGCCCCTTCAGAATTCACTAATGGAGGCTAGGGtttgagagagggagagagagaacgGCGTAGTTGTATACATTTCTGGTCTGAtctaataagcaataagaataaggtAAACAAAACCAGAGCCTGAATCATTTAGCCTTTGTTATGGACGTACACTCtattcaccaaaaaaaatatgccAAAATATTTTACCTTATCTGACCTAAAATTGTACTTTAAGTAAAATAATTATCCTGTTGTGATATGGTGCATGTAGACAGTGGTCAAAGTCATAGTTTATGACTATGTTTTCTAAATGATCAGAGGAAGCATTAATTTTCAAGTTGGTATT encodes:
- the LOC130472153 gene encoding uncharacterized protein → MENENHSQRRSTLPPNQDPASIFYIHPSDANSVQLISFKFNGEGYTSWKRSMLLALSAKNKIGFVDGSIEKPDPGSLECKAWERCNDLVCSLILCNLDEIISKSVMFLKSARAIWIDLEERFGFASMAQIYSLEQKLSEISQGNKTVSEFFTEIKSIWDAIEEAHPMPYCTCNNCTCNVTKKFFQRQQEKMVMQFMMKLTDQYATIRGNVLMVPELPKVSEAYRLFAQEERHQEVSHTNNSSEPVAFAAEKRRFGGDNWNNRNKSQATGYQRTGANNKQGRTV
- the LOC110784233 gene encoding pseudo histidine-containing phosphotransfer protein 6 — translated: MLGLAAEQLRADMNRLLALLFHQGVLDEQFLQLQQLQDESSPNFVTEVVNIYFHESEKLLRNLRAFLMDREFSDYKKIGMHLNQFMGSSSSIGAKRVRNVCVAFRAASEQNNRVGCLRALDLLEHEYSYLKNKLHELFQIEQQRVLASGVRYPIQHIINNNNNDAI